A portion of the Bacteroidota bacterium genome contains these proteins:
- a CDS encoding hybrid sensor histidine kinase/response regulator, producing the protein MDDTSPQGKQQFNIPSSARSLLKDEFADTFNTLQEHCAFLDERIDTLSSKLVSLEKVLAEERGVRTSLEQALAAEKVKTRAAEEVRSQFLDNMSHELRTPLNGILGMTQLLLDMPINFEIKDCAQSIHESGQLLEHVISHLLDYSRLLQGDFPLQSDTFHLLEQIEAVVQQHAITAFQKGLDLELQLEKELLCVIQADQHRFRQVITLVLQNALKFTASGQVQVAACIQGVDDEAMYHLRITDTGIGIEEHLLPLVYEPFWQAERSYARTYGGLGLGLSLCQQLVHHMGGSISMTSQPAAGTSVTVKLPINILETLDVNPTSETASLGSIGLYNLQNGHGESIANYLKWLNLVPLWLDPAEFDTDTAASCGLIIHPYQGDNRASEDPLCQFYNQSHTAPPPLRMGVLAHKQEIPRKEKKAFDLFIQQPVLFTQLQETLAYAGTLQTRQSTAAYDAPALTGTTEVQSILLIEPNKINQKILSYMLQSLDMHVDVLESLDPSQIPEGHDSYRAVLINTMISPTPSIELLHELSQQSKLQGISCIIGIRGKNAGADPATFLQAGISRFLTLPTSIDAVRTLIMGD; encoded by the coding sequence ATGGACGACACTTCCCCCCAGGGCAAGCAACAGTTCAACATACCGTCGTCCGCACGTTCGTTATTGAAAGATGAATTTGCAGACACGTTTAACACCCTGCAGGAGCATTGTGCCTTCCTGGATGAACGCATAGATACCCTGTCGTCAAAACTCGTGTCACTGGAAAAAGTCCTGGCTGAAGAACGTGGTGTACGTACGTCTCTTGAACAGGCACTTGCAGCCGAGAAAGTAAAAACGCGTGCTGCCGAGGAAGTCCGCAGCCAGTTTCTCGACAATATGAGTCATGAGTTGCGCACGCCGTTAAATGGCATCCTGGGCATGACCCAACTGCTCCTCGACATGCCAATCAACTTTGAAATCAAAGATTGCGCGCAATCCATTCATGAGTCCGGACAGCTCCTCGAACATGTCATCAGTCACCTCCTGGACTATTCCCGCTTACTTCAAGGCGATTTCCCCCTGCAGTCTGATACGTTCCATCTGCTTGAGCAAATAGAAGCTGTTGTACAGCAACATGCAATAACAGCTTTCCAAAAAGGCCTGGATCTTGAATTACAGTTGGAAAAAGAACTCCTGTGTGTGATACAGGCCGATCAGCATCGCTTTCGACAGGTGATCACGCTCGTGCTTCAAAACGCCTTAAAGTTCACAGCCAGTGGCCAGGTACAGGTTGCTGCTTGCATACAAGGGGTTGACGACGAGGCCATGTACCATCTCCGCATCACCGACACCGGCATCGGTATTGAGGAGCATTTACTACCGCTTGTTTATGAGCCTTTTTGGCAAGCAGAACGGTCTTATGCCCGCACCTACGGTGGCCTGGGCCTGGGTCTATCCCTTTGTCAGCAACTCGTCCATCACATGGGAGGCAGCATCTCGATGACCAGCCAGCCAGCTGCTGGCACTTCGGTTACTGTGAAGCTACCCATCAACATACTCGAAACCCTGGACGTTAATCCCACATCAGAAACAGCCTCCCTCGGCAGTATTGGATTATACAACCTGCAAAATGGGCACGGCGAAAGCATTGCGAACTACTTGAAGTGGCTCAATCTTGTGCCTTTATGGCTGGATCCTGCAGAATTCGATACCGATACCGCTGCATCTTGTGGCTTGATCATACATCCTTATCAGGGCGATAACAGGGCCTCAGAGGATCCCCTGTGTCAATTCTATAATCAATCGCACACCGCCCCCCCGCCGCTCCGAATGGGCGTGCTCGCACACAAACAGGAAATACCTCGAAAAGAGAAAAAGGCATTTGATCTGTTTATTCAGCAACCCGTTTTGTTCACACAATTGCAGGAGACGCTGGCCTATGCCGGCACCCTCCAGACCAGGCAAAGCACAGCGGCGTATGACGCTCCGGCGCTGACTGGCACGACAGAGGTCCAAAGCATCTTGCTGATTGAACCCAATAAAATCAACCAGAAAATCCTGTCGTACATGCTGCAATCCCTTGATATGCACGTTGATGTGCTCGAAAGCCTCGACCCGTCACAAATTCCTGAAGGACACGACAGCTATCGCGCTGTCCTCATAAATACGATGATTAGCCCAACACCATCGATTGAACTATTACATGAATTGAGCCAACAAAGCAAGTTGCAGGGCATAAGCTGCATCATCGGGATCAGAGGGAAAAATGCAGGGGCAGATCCCGCAACTTTCCTACAAGCCGGCATCAGCAGATTCCTTACCCTGCCAACCAGCATTGATGCGGTCCGCACCCTGATTATGGGAGACTAG
- a CDS encoding Nramp family divalent metal transporter, which yields MQTSTVPPTTPSRLASLVSRYGPALFMIGATIGTGSVSSLVVAGAEQGTSLLWALIPSCFFYWALLTSMSRLTLASGQTFVQAVTQQIGRPAGFYLVLAIVIGQFSSNIGVLGIVAEAFASWIDGSFLLSAFFWSSLIYLMIFFGKYSLFEKILTVLVTILGFSFIVNFAIIKPSFSTIASGLLPSMPAEGAMVAAAMVGTTLAGSIMIMRSYVVADKGWTVADLPHERKDATVSAILIFVISGIIMACAAATLYAQGIQVEKAIDMAYTLLPIAGSFAATLFVIGIVAAGLSSAFPNALVSIWTISDYFNLGRDPAQLHFRLIALVYCGAGLIAPLAGGRPVLIQIASLAIQAVFMPVLVLFMWMLLNRSSIVKNYTNTRTMNVIFGIAFLFTTFMAIQGIKGLLALL from the coding sequence ATGCAAACTTCAACGGTCCCCCCTACCACACCTTCCCGGCTGGCATCATTGGTGTCGCGCTACGGACCCGCGTTATTTATGATCGGCGCAACCATAGGCACCGGTAGCGTCTCATCCCTTGTAGTTGCGGGCGCTGAGCAAGGCACCTCTTTGCTCTGGGCACTTATTCCTTCGTGCTTTTTCTATTGGGCGCTACTTACTAGCATGAGCCGGCTCACCCTTGCGTCCGGACAAACGTTTGTGCAAGCCGTGACCCAACAAATCGGCCGGCCGGCCGGCTTTTACCTCGTGTTGGCGATTGTAATCGGACAGTTTTCGTCTAACATTGGCGTGCTTGGCATCGTCGCGGAAGCTTTTGCGTCATGGATAGACGGCAGCTTTTTGCTCTCGGCCTTTTTCTGGAGCAGCCTGATCTATCTGATGATATTTTTTGGCAAATACAGCCTGTTCGAGAAAATACTGACCGTGTTGGTGACCATTCTTGGCTTCAGTTTCATTGTCAATTTTGCCATAATCAAACCCTCGTTCTCGACCATAGCAAGTGGATTGCTGCCCTCGATGCCAGCAGAAGGTGCGATGGTAGCAGCCGCAATGGTGGGCACTACCCTCGCCGGCAGCATCATGATTATGCGCTCGTATGTGGTCGCTGACAAAGGCTGGACGGTAGCCGACCTCCCTCACGAGCGCAAAGATGCCACGGTCTCTGCAATTTTGATTTTTGTGATTTCAGGCATCATCATGGCCTGTGCAGCCGCGACGCTCTATGCACAGGGCATTCAGGTGGAAAAAGCCATCGACATGGCCTACACGCTCCTCCCGATAGCCGGCTCCTTTGCAGCAACGCTGTTTGTGATAGGCATTGTTGCAGCCGGCCTGTCCTCAGCCTTCCCGAATGCGCTTGTTTCAATCTGGACCATCTCGGATTACTTCAACCTCGGGCGCGACCCGGCACAACTACACTTCAGACTTATTGCGCTTGTGTATTGCGGCGCCGGACTCATCGCACCGCTCGCCGGCGGCCGGCCCGTGCTCATCCAGATTGCCTCTCTAGCCATACAGGCTGTTTTTATGCCCGTGCTGGTACTGTTTATGTGGATGTTGCTCAACCGCAGCAGCATCGTAAAAAACTACACCAATACGCGAACCATGAATGTTATCTTCGGCATTGCATTCCTTTTTACCACCTTCATGGCTATTCAGGGGATCAAAGGGCTCCTTGCGCTCCTGTAA
- a CDS encoding DUF87 domain-containing protein, protein MAKQIEIPKGRLYMGGSPDKGMEEPVFIKSSNLTTHGVIVGMTGSGKTGLGIILLEELLLSGRPTLILDPKGDMGNLLLTFPKLSGGEFKPWISESEAKKEGVSVDELADKTAGFWKKGLAGWGITEDRIAALHKKADFSLYTPGSTAGIPLNIVGSLKAPKKASHVELMRDEIEGFVTSLLALVGVQGDAISSREHILLANLIEHAWKNGQDLDLPSLVGQIQDPPLRKLGVIDIDSFFPQKDRRKLALKINGLLASPSFATWMEGPALDIDKLLYTEDGKPKAAILSMAHLSDEERQFVVTLVLSKMITWMRTQPGSDDLKALIYMDEVFGFVPPTKAPPSKKPILTILKQARAFGLGMVLSTQNPVDIDYKALSNTGTWMIGRLQTERDKARLMDGLSAADGGTDTKEIERLISGLGKRQFMLHSTKGSGPQLFGTRWAMSYLRGPMTRDEISKITADAPERNYEPEVATLASTAGSGASDSASSVMPDVAKGRATYFLHPAADWRAIKDIKSGSRTFAPAVAARVKLLYDDTKADLRHTEEWEAVIYPLSQQTSAEDAVPVDYDDRDLVPDAPDGASFEMPDAPIHTVSYFKGLEKDLKEYLYRERTVTVYANKLLKLYSRIGESREAFELRCHKAAENLEDEAAAKLRTKYEKRIKRTSDMLEKAEDRLEELRVDHSSRKTDELLSGVGSVLGMFLGGRKSSRGMAADLRRASSKRKQTRTSSQRMQSASNRVEEKAEELEDLENELADELLALDLEWEEKGQAIEDLEIGLEKTDITIDDVALVWVPVKD, encoded by the coding sequence ATGGCAAAGCAGATAGAAATCCCCAAAGGCCGGCTCTATATGGGCGGTTCGCCTGATAAAGGCATGGAAGAGCCTGTATTTATTAAATCGAGTAACCTGACCACACACGGCGTTATTGTGGGGATGACGGGCTCGGGTAAAACAGGCCTCGGTATCATCCTGCTTGAAGAGTTGCTGCTTTCCGGACGCCCCACGCTCATACTCGATCCGAAAGGCGACATGGGCAATCTCTTGCTTACGTTTCCCAAGCTTTCAGGCGGCGAATTCAAACCGTGGATTAGCGAATCTGAAGCAAAAAAGGAAGGCGTTTCTGTTGATGAACTGGCAGACAAAACGGCCGGCTTTTGGAAAAAAGGGCTCGCCGGCTGGGGTATCACCGAAGATCGCATTGCAGCCCTGCATAAGAAAGCCGATTTCAGTCTGTATACACCAGGCTCAACCGCTGGCATACCACTCAACATTGTAGGATCACTCAAGGCCCCGAAAAAGGCTTCGCACGTAGAGTTGATGCGAGATGAAATTGAAGGGTTTGTAACCAGCCTGCTTGCCCTGGTAGGTGTGCAGGGGGATGCCATTAGCAGCCGTGAGCACATTCTGCTTGCCAATCTCATCGAGCACGCGTGGAAAAACGGCCAGGACCTCGACCTGCCTTCTCTGGTTGGTCAAATCCAGGACCCGCCCCTGCGCAAGCTTGGCGTCATTGACATCGACTCTTTCTTCCCACAGAAAGACCGGCGTAAACTCGCCCTCAAAATTAACGGCCTCCTCGCCTCTCCGTCGTTTGCCACGTGGATGGAAGGGCCGGCACTGGATATCGACAAATTGCTCTATACAGAGGATGGCAAACCCAAAGCAGCCATTCTTTCCATGGCCCATCTGTCAGACGAAGAGCGTCAGTTTGTAGTGACCCTCGTGCTGTCGAAGATGATTACCTGGATGCGGACACAGCCCGGGTCAGACGACCTGAAGGCGCTTATCTATATGGATGAAGTGTTTGGTTTCGTTCCGCCAACCAAAGCACCGCCAAGCAAGAAACCGATTCTGACCATCCTCAAGCAGGCCCGCGCCTTTGGGTTGGGTATGGTGCTGTCTACGCAAAACCCGGTGGATATCGACTACAAAGCCCTGTCGAACACTGGCACCTGGATGATTGGCCGGCTGCAAACAGAGCGCGACAAAGCCCGCCTGATGGACGGCCTCTCAGCAGCCGACGGGGGCACAGACACCAAGGAAATTGAACGCCTCATCAGTGGGCTTGGCAAGCGGCAATTTATGCTGCACTCCACCAAAGGATCAGGCCCCCAGTTGTTTGGTACCCGCTGGGCCATGTCGTACCTGCGTGGCCCTATGACGCGCGATGAAATCAGCAAAATCACGGCTGATGCGCCAGAGCGTAATTACGAACCAGAAGTAGCTACCCTGGCATCAACAGCGGGTAGCGGTGCCTCTGACAGCGCATCTTCTGTGATGCCTGATGTGGCCAAGGGCCGCGCCACCTACTTCCTGCATCCAGCGGCAGACTGGCGCGCGATCAAAGACATTAAGTCGGGCAGCAGAACTTTTGCGCCGGCGGTAGCTGCCCGCGTTAAGTTGCTCTACGATGACACCAAAGCTGACCTCAGGCACACCGAAGAGTGGGAAGCCGTTATCTACCCCCTCTCACAGCAGACCTCAGCTGAGGATGCGGTGCCGGTAGACTATGACGACCGCGACCTGGTACCTGACGCCCCAGACGGCGCCAGCTTTGAAATGCCGGATGCCCCAATCCATACTGTAAGCTATTTCAAGGGCTTGGAGAAAGACCTGAAAGAGTACCTGTACCGGGAGCGCACCGTAACGGTTTATGCCAACAAGCTGCTAAAACTCTATTCTCGTATCGGTGAATCCCGCGAAGCCTTCGAATTGCGGTGCCACAAGGCCGCAGAGAACCTCGAAGACGAAGCGGCGGCCAAGTTGCGCACCAAGTACGAGAAGCGTATCAAGCGCACGTCAGACATGCTGGAGAAAGCAGAAGATCGCCTCGAAGAACTTCGCGTTGATCACAGCTCCCGTAAAACGGACGAACTGCTCTCCGGTGTTGGCTCCGTACTCGGTATGTTTCTGGGTGGCCGGAAAAGCTCCCGCGGCATGGCAGCAGACCTACGCAGGGCATCTTCAAAGCGTAAACAAACGCGAACATCAAGCCAGCGGATGCAATCTGCTTCTAACCGGGTAGAAGAGAAAGCGGAAGAACTGGAGGATCTGGAAAACGAATTGGCAGATGAGTTGCTCGCGCTGGACCTCGAATGGGAAGAAAAAGGCCAGGCTATCGAAGATCTGGAGATCGGCCTTGAAAAGACAGACATCACGATAGATGATGTGGCGCTGGTCTGGGTGCCGGTAAAGGACTAA